A genomic region of Oryza glaberrima chromosome 1, OglaRS2, whole genome shotgun sequence contains the following coding sequences:
- the LOC127760820 gene encoding cullin-1-like produces the protein MNMSPRIPVVDLEDGWRDVLAGVAKLKCILDGSNVVHFFPDEYMHLYTTVYNMCTQKPPNDYSQVLYDRYKQALDDHIESVVLPSLNEKHGEFLLREIVQRWEKHKLMVRWLRRFFDYLDRYYVTRRSLDSLKDLGWSSFRDLVFDKLKSTVATIVIGMIDDEREGNLIDRALLKNALDIYVEIGDSQLNYYSDDFEQSFLNGTTDYYSKKAQTWILENSCPEYMLKAEECLQKEKDRVANYLHSTTEPKLFAAALFELIDRRAEEILNKENSGCKVLLCDEKTEDLARMFRLFSRITDGLLPVSKIFKEHVIAEGMSLLKHATDAANSRKHEKKGVVVGLPEQDFVRNVIELHDKYMAYVTNCFQSNSVFHKALKEAFEVFCNKDVVGCSSAELFAAYCDSILKRGGSEKLSDEAIDESLEKVVKLLTYLSDKDLFVEFHRKKLGRRLLFDKNTNDEHERILLSKLKQFFGGQFTSKMEGMLKDITLAKEHQSSFEEYVSNNPESNPLIDLNVTVLTTGYWPTYKNSDINLPLEMVKCVEVFKEYYRSDKQHRKLTWIFSLGNCVVIGNFDAKPVEFVLNTCQAALLLLFNEADKLSYSDIVSQLKLSDDDAVRLLHSLSCAKYKILNKEPSNRVISPEDEFEFNSKFTDRMRRIKVPLPQIDEKKKVVDDVNKDRRFAIDASLVRIMKSRKVLGHQQLVAECVEQLSRMFKPDIKIIKRRIEDLISREYLERDSENAQTYKYLA, from the exons ATGAATATGTCGCCGCGCATTCCGGTTGTGGACCTCGAGGACGGGTGGCGCGacgtgctcgccggcgtcgccaaGCTCAAGTGCATCCTCGATGGCTCCAACGTCGTGCACTTCTTCCCCGACGAGTACATGCACCTCTACAC GACGGTTTACAACATGTGCACGCAGAAGCCGCCGAACGACTACTCGCAGGTGCTCTACGATCGCTACAAGCAGGCCCTAGACGATCACATCGAATCCGTC GTGTTGCCCTCCTTGAATGAGAAGCATGGCGAGTTCCTTCTGAGGGAAATAGTGCAGAGGTGGGAGAAACACAAGCTAATGGTAAGGTGGCTGAGGAGGTTCTTTGACTACCTCGATCGTTACTATGTTACACGGAGGTCCCTTGATTCACTCAAAGATCTGGGCTGGAGTAGCTTCCGGGATTTG GTTTTCGATAAGCTCAAAAGTACTGTGGCAACAATTGTGATTGGCATG ATCGATGATGAGAGGGAAGGCAATCTAATAGACCGTGCACTCCTGAAGAATGCCCTTGATATCTATGTTGAAATTGGGGATAGTCAACTGAATTATTACAGTGATGATTTTGAACAATCATTTCTCAACGGTACAACAGATTACTATTCTAAGAAGGCACAAACATGGATTCTTGAGAATTCTTGCCCCGAATACATGCTCAAG GCTGAGGAATGCTTACAAAAAGAGAAAGACCGGGTTGCAAATTACTTGCATTCTACTACAGAACCAAAGCTATTTGCG GCTGCACTCTTCGAGTTGATAGATAGGCGTGCAGAAGAAATTCTGAACAAGGAGAACTCCGGATGCAAAGTGTTGCTTTGTGATGAAAAG ACCGAGGATCTAGCAAGGATGTTTAGGCTCTTCTCCAGGATAACTGACGGGCTGCTTCCAGTATCGAAAATATTTAAGGAG CATGTCATTGCTGAGGGTATGTCTCTGCTGAAACATGCAACAGATGCTGCCAACAGCAGAAAG CATGAGAAGaagggggtggtggtgggattGCCGGAGCAG GATTTTGTGAGGAATGTCATAGAGCTCCATGacaaatatatggcatatgtcaCCAACTGTTTCCAGAGCAACTCAGTATTTCACAAG GCACTTAAGGAGGCCTTCGAAGTTTTTTGCAACAAAGATGTTGTTGGTTGCAGTAGTGCTGAACTGTTCGCGGCATACTGTGATAGTATCTTAAAAAGAGGTGGAAGTGAAAAGCTAAGTGATGAAGCTATAGATGAAAGTCTTGAGAAG GTTGTCAAGCTTCTAACATATCTCAGCGACAAGGACCTCTTTGTAGAGTTTCATAG GAAGAAACTTGGAAGGAGATTGCTGTTTGATAAGAATACAAATGACGAACATGAGAGAATCCTACTCTCCAAGCTGAAGCAATTCTTCGGGGGACAGTTTACATCAAAAATGGAGGGGATGCTCAAAGATATTACATTGGCAAAAGAACATCAGTCAAGTTTTGAGGAGTACGTAAGCAACAATCCAGAGTCAAATCCTTTGATAGACTTGAATGTGACTGTCTTGACAACAGGATACTGGCCAACATACAAGAACTCAGATATAAATCTTCCATTGGAGATG GTTAAATGCGTGGAGGTTTTCAAGGAATATTATCGGTCCGACAAGCAACACAGAAAGCTTACCTGGATCTTTTCCTTGGGAAACTGCGTCGTCATTGGAAATTTTGATGCTAAACCTGTTGAGTTCGTTCTCAACACTTGTCAG GCTGCATTGTTGCTGCTATTCAATGAAGCTGATAAACTGAGTTACTCTGATATTGTGTCACAATTAAAACTGTCTGATGATGATGCCGTGCGTTTGCTTCATTCGCTTTCTTGTGCAAAGTATAAGATTCTCAACAAAGAGCCTAGCAACAGAGTGATTTCTCCAGAGGACGAGTTTGAGTTCAATTCCAAATTTACCGATAGGATGCGAAGGATTAAG gtACCACTTCCTCAAATCGATGAGAAGAAAAAGGTTGTCGATGATGTCAACAAGGACAGGAGGTTCGCAATTGATGCATCTCTTGTGCGCATCATGAAAAGCCGCAAAGTTCTGGGCCATCAGCAACTTGTAGCGGAATGCGTGGAGCAGCTCAGCCGCATGTTTAAG CCTGACATCAAGATCATCAAGAGGAGGATCGAGGATCTTATCAGCAGGGAGTACTTGGAGCGTGATTCGGAGAATGCCCAGACCTACAAATACTTGGCTTGA
- the LOC127760821 gene encoding probable potassium transporter 3: MPVADCESGLSPADVTGAGAANGNPGHWRSYYRHVLLLAYQSCGVVYGDLSTSPLYVYKSTFIIGSLRRFQDEEIVFGVFSLVFWTLTLIPLLKYVFIVLAADDNGEGGTFALYSLLVRHAKFSLMPNQEAADEELTSYYRPGYAPQETPILTALRRFLENHRKSRTFLLVTVLFGASLVIGDGVLTPPMSVLSSFSGLQVHSTALTSGEVEILSCTVLVCLFMVQHWGTHRVAFLFAPVVIVWLLLLGALGVYNIVVWNPRVLRALSPYYLVRFFQHTGKDGWISLGGILLSMTGTEAMYADLGHFTAASIRVAFVGLIYPCLVLQYMGQAAFLSKSPHCDIHFVFFESIPTGIFWPVLVIATLAAIVGSQAVISATFSIVRQCTALGCFPRVKIVHTSRRIHGQIYSPEINWILMLLCIAVTMGLRDTTLIGNAYGMACAGVMLVTTLLMALVIVFVWQYSCLVAALFLVAFGVVEAVYLSAALMKVPQGGWLPLVLSLVFVAVMYVWHYGTRRKHQFDVQNKVSLRWIHALGPSLGIVRVPGIGIIYSELATGVPAIFSHFVTNLPAFHQVLVFICVKAVPVPHVRDEERHLVGRIGPREFRMYRCVVRHGYKDVLAEDTDFENDLVLRIAEFVQMEADFDQRCSISDDGVVASVEVEGRMAVVPRPSDLARTGLLMREPGEEESVVARAAAAAKPESLINSMHTMHEAESPGFASRRRVRFEVANEHTDRRVKEELSALVEAKHAGVAYIMGHSYIKARKSSSVFKKFAVNVAYAFLRKNCRGPGLVLNIPHISLIEVGMIYYV; the protein is encoded by the exons atgccgGTGGCCGACTGCGAAAGCGGTCTCTCGCCGGCAGATGTCACCGGTGCAGGTGCCGCAAACGGGAACCCG GGTCACTGGAGGAGCTACTACAGGCATGTGCTGCTGCTGGCGTACCAGAGCTGCGGCGTGGTGTACGGCGACCTGAGCACGTCGCCGCTGTACGTGTACAAGAGCACCTTCATCATCGGGTCGCTCCGGCGGTTCCAGGACGAGGAGATCGTGTTCGGCGTCTTCTCCCTCGTGTTCTGGACGCTGACCCTCATCCCGCTCCTCAAGTACGTCTTCAtcgtgctcgccgccgacgacaacgGCGAGGGCGGCACGTTCGCGCTCTACTCGCTGCTGGTGCGCCACGCCAAGTTCAGCCTCATGCCCAACCAggaggccgccgacgaggagctcaCCTCCTACTACCGCCCCGGCTACGCCCCCCAGGAGACCCCCATCCTCACCGCGCTCCGTCGGTTCCTCGAGAACCACCGCAAGTCCCGCACCTTCCTCCTCGTCACCGTCCTCTTCGGCGCCTCCCTCGTCATTGGCGACGGCGTCCTCACGCCGCCCATGTCCG TGCTGTCGTCCTTCTCTGGGCTGCAAGTGCACTCGACCGCGCTGACGAGCGGGGAGGTGGAGATCCTGTCGTGCACGGTGCTGGTGTGCCTGTTCATGGTGCAGCACTGGGGCACGCACAGGGTGGCGTTCCTGTTCGCGCCGGTGGTCATCGtctggctcctcctcctcggggcGCTCGGCGTCTACAACATCGTGGTGTGGAACCCCAGGGTGCtgcgcgccctctccccttaCTACCTCGTCAGGTTCTTCCAGCACACCGGCAAGGACGGCTGGATCTCCCTCGGGGGAATTCTCCTCTCCATGACAG GGACCGAAGCCATGTATGCGGATCTTGGCCACTTCACAGCTGCATCCATAAGG GTTGCGTTCGTGGGGCTCATCTACCCGTGCTTGGTGCTGCAGTACATGGGGCAGGCGGCCTTCCTGTCCAAATCACCCCACTGCGACATCCACTTCGTATTCTTCGAGTCCATTCCAA CGGGCATCTTCTGGCCGGTGCTGGTGATCGCGACGCTGGCGGCGATCGTGGGCAGCCAGGCGGTGATATCGGCGACTTTCTCCATCGTGCGGCAGTGCACGGCGCTGGGCTGCTTCCCGCGCGTGAAGATCGTGCACACGTCGCGGCGTATCCACGGGCAGATCTACAGCCCGGAGATCAACTGGATCCTGATGCTGCTGTGCATCGCCGTCACCATGGGGCTCCGCGACACCACCCTCATCGGCAACGCCTACGGGATGGCGTGCGCGGGGGTGATGCTGGTCACCACGCTGCTCATGGCGCTCGTTATCGTCTTCGTCTGGCAGTACAGCTGCCTGGTGGCGGCGCTCTTCCTGGTGGCGTTCGGCGTCGTCGAGGCGGTGTACCTGTCGGCGGCGCTGATGAAGGTGCCCCAGGGCGGGTGGCTGCCGCTGGTGCTGTCGCTGGTGTTCGTCGCCGTCATGTACGTGTGGCACTACGGCACGCGGCGGAAGCACCAGTTCGACGTGCAGAACAAGGTGTCGCTCAGGTGGATCCACGCGCTCGGCCCCAGCCTGGGCATCGTGCGCGTCCCGGGGATCGGCATCATCTACTCCGAGCTGGCCACCGGCGTGCCGGCCATCTTCTCGCACTTCGTCACCAATCTGCCGGCGTTCCACCAGGTGCTCGTCTTCATCTGCGTCAAGGCCGTGCCGGTGCCGCACGTCCGCGACGAGGAGCGCCACCTCGTCGGCCGCATCGGCCCGCGGGAGTTCCGCATGTACCGCTGCGTCGTTCGGCACGGCTACAAGGACGTGCTCGCCGAGGACACCGACTTCGAGAACGACCTCGTGCTGCGGATCGCCGAGTTCGTGCAGATGGAGGCCGACTTCGACCAGCGCTGCAGCATCAGCGACGATGGGGTCGTCGCCtccgtggaggtggagggccGCATGGCCGTGGTCCCGCGGCCCAGCGACCTTGCCAGGACGGGGCTCCTCATGCGGGAgcccggcgaggaggagagcgtggtggcgcgcgccgccgcggccgccaagCCGGAGTCGCTCATCAACTCGATGCACACGATGCACGAGGCGGAGTCGCCGGGGTTCGCGAGCCGGCGGCGCGTGCGGTTCGAGGTGGCGAACGAGCACACGGACCGCAGGGTTAAGGAGGAGCTGAGCGCGCTGGTGGAGGCCAAGCACGCCGGCGTCGCCTACATCATGGGCCACTCGTACATCAAGGCGAGGAAGAGCTCGTCGGTGTTCAAGAAGTTCGCCGTCAACGTCGCCTACGCTTTCCTCCGCAAGAACTGCAGAGGCCCCGGCCTCGTGCTCAACATTCCGCACATCAGCCTTATCGAAGTCGGCATGATCTACTACGTctag